A stretch of Parachlamydia sp. AcF125 DNA encodes these proteins:
- a CDS encoding BON domain-containing protein, protein MFNRLFLNKKKYLSYLTLALGLSIASSLSAYTSESNAPYSSQRNPSYSSSSTVTYAEKSSDQELARKIREKLSSGWFSRGYDQINIQVYKGAVTLQGTVRTQADKEKIEKEVRNMDGVKSLTSYISVQEAPARGSEEKQFPQDRGATLADQQLNKKIRDHISRGWLWDSYKEISLNTSNGVVTITGSIGSEKELQDLIDEILKIEGVKSVKSNVRIGSKY, encoded by the coding sequence ATGTTTAACCGATTATTTTTGAACAAAAAAAAATATCTAAGCTACCTTACTCTAGCTCTCGGATTGAGTATAGCCTCTTCACTGAGTGCTTATACTTCTGAAAGTAATGCCCCTTATTCTAGCCAGCGAAACCCTTCTTACTCTAGCTCTTCTACCGTTACTTATGCAGAAAAAAGTAGCGATCAAGAGCTAGCTAGGAAAATTCGTGAAAAATTAAGTTCAGGATGGTTTTCAAGAGGCTATGATCAGATAAATATACAAGTTTATAAGGGGGCAGTGACTTTACAAGGAACGGTGAGAACCCAAGCCGATAAAGAGAAAATTGAAAAAGAAGTTCGTAATATGGATGGTGTGAAAAGTTTGACCAGCTATATTTCTGTGCAAGAAGCACCAGCAAGAGGGAGTGAAGAAAAGCAATTCCCTCAAGATAGAGGGGCTACATTAGCCGATCAACAACTCAACAAAAAAATCCGTGACCATATCAGTAGAGGATGGCTTTGGGATAGCTACAAAGAAATTTCCTTAAATACTTCCAACGGTGTTGTCACCATTACAGGTTCTATAGGTAGCGAAAAAGAACTGCAAGATCTGATTGATGAAATATTAAAAATCGAAGGAGTCAAATCAGTTAAAAGCAATGTAAGGATTGGAAGCAAATACTAA
- a CDS encoding SDR family oxidoreductase, which translates to MKKEEPKRLRPSQQQSPPGKQREMQPLPKEQPLSASAHRLENKVAIITGGDSGIGRSVAIDFAKEGADVVIVYLNEHDDAKETERLVQEKGKRCVLLAGDVGDEKFCESVVQKAISQFGKLDILVNNAGEQHPQPSIEQITKEQLERTFRTNIFAYFFMTKAAVKHLIQTKGTVINTASVTAYRGSKHLIDYSSTKGAIVAFTRSLALNLAEKGVRVNGVAPGPIWTPLIPSTFSPEKVETFGSDVPLRRAGEPNEVSSCYVFLASNDASFITGQFLHPNGGEIINT; encoded by the coding sequence ATGAAAAAGGAAGAACCCAAAAGGTTGAGACCCTCACAACAGCAATCTCCCCCTGGGAAGCAGCGCGAAATGCAGCCCTTGCCAAAAGAGCAACCATTATCGGCAAGTGCTCATCGCCTAGAAAATAAAGTCGCTATTATCACGGGTGGGGATAGTGGGATTGGCCGTTCAGTGGCGATTGATTTTGCTAAGGAAGGAGCAGATGTGGTGATCGTTTATCTAAATGAACATGATGACGCCAAAGAAACAGAAAGATTAGTGCAGGAAAAGGGAAAGCGGTGTGTCTTACTAGCAGGGGATGTGGGGGATGAAAAATTTTGCGAGTCTGTAGTTCAAAAAGCAATCTCTCAATTTGGTAAGTTGGATATTTTAGTCAACAATGCAGGTGAGCAACACCCTCAGCCATCGATCGAACAGATTACAAAAGAGCAATTAGAGAGAACCTTTCGCACCAATATTTTTGCCTATTTTTTTATGACAAAAGCAGCGGTGAAGCATCTCATTCAAACTAAAGGGACAGTTATCAATACAGCTTCTGTCACAGCGTATCGGGGTAGTAAGCATTTAATTGACTATTCTTCTACCAAAGGAGCAATTGTCGCTTTCACGCGGTCTTTAGCTCTAAATTTAGCAGAAAAGGGAGTTCGCGTTAATGGGGTGGCTCCAGGGCCTATTTGGACACCTTTAATCCCCTCTACCTTTTCCCCTGAAAAAGTAGAAACATTTGGTTCGGATGTGCCTTTGAGAAGAGCAGGAGAGCCAAATGAAGTCTCCTCTTGTTATGTTTTCCTTGCTTCAAACGATGCCTCATTTATAACAGGACAATTTTTGCATCCGAACGGAGGGGAAATTATAAACACTTAA
- a CDS encoding DUF6496 domain-containing protein: protein MTKYSPKAQKSVERAMHKMKEGKLESGKSHKKVTNPKQAIAIGLSEARKKGAKVPKKSS from the coding sequence ATGACTAAATATAGTCCAAAAGCACAAAAATCGGTAGAAAGAGCTATGCATAAAATGAAAGAAGGAAAGCTTGAATCGGGAAAAAGTCACAAAAAAGTGACCAATCCAAAGCAAGCAATCGCCATTGGTCTTTCTGAAGCAAGAAAAAAAGGGGCAAAAGTTCCTAAAAAATCTTCTTAA